A stretch of [Clostridium] innocuum DNA encodes these proteins:
- a CDS encoding PrgI family protein, with translation MAYVPVPKDLSKVKTKVAFNLTKRQIVCFAAALLFGLPLFFLLKDSTGTSLASMAMIAVMLPCFLFAMYEKHGQPLEVVVKNIIRTKFIAPKERPYRTDNFYSVLERQRKLEKEVSAIAKGNTKKQRGGKRKA, from the coding sequence TTGGCGTATGTACCCGTACCCAAAGACTTATCCAAAGTCAAGACAAAAGTAGCGTTCAACCTTACCAAACGGCAGATTGTATGTTTTGCGGCGGCTCTCCTGTTCGGCTTGCCGCTTTTCTTTCTGCTCAAAGACAGCACAGGCACAAGCCTTGCGTCTATGGCTATGATTGCCGTCATGCTGCCCTGTTTCCTGTTCGCCATGTATGAAAAGCATGGACAGCCCCTTGAAGTGGTGGTGAAGAACATCATACGGACGAAATTCATAGCCCCCAAAGAACGACCATACAGGACAGACAACTTTTATTCCGTCTTAGAACGGCAGAGAAAACTTGAAAAGGAGGTATCAGCGATTGCAAAAGGAAACACGAAGAAACAGCGCGGCGGGAAGCGCAAAGCCTAA
- a CDS encoding conjugal transfer protein, with translation MAFFNSAVDVLQTLVVALGAGLGIWGVINLMEGYGNDNPGAKSQGMKQLMAGGGVALIGMTLVPLLSGLFG, from the coding sequence ATGGCATTTTTCAATAGCGCAGTAGACGTTTTGCAGACCCTTGTTGTAGCACTTGGAGCCGGGCTTGGTATCTGGGGCGTAATCAATCTGATGGAGGGCTACGGCAACGACAATCCGGGCGCGAAAAGCCAGGGCATGAAGCAGCTCATGGCGGGCGGCGGCGTTGCCCTTATTGGCATGACCCTTGTACCGCTGCTTTCCGGGCTGTTCGGTTAA
- a CDS encoding PcfB family protein: MALYIKTGKLTAQTLQKAMKAILSKGKKQLAKPPQGKQSLKQLMKQNAGVSNIEITEGNIKAFESTAKKYGIDFALKKDATESPPRYLVFFKGRDADVLTAAFKEFSAKKLTQEKKPSIRKLLSTLKEAAQGKNAERAKVKNKDREVSL; this comes from the coding sequence ATAGCCCTTTACATCAAGACCGGGAAGCTGACCGCGCAGACGCTCCAAAAGGCAATGAAAGCCATACTGTCAAAGGGCAAAAAGCAGCTTGCAAAACCGCCACAGGGCAAGCAGAGCTTAAAGCAGCTTATGAAGCAGAACGCGGGCGTTTCCAACATTGAGATTACCGAGGGCAATATCAAAGCCTTTGAGAGTACGGCGAAAAAGTACGGTATCGACTTTGCGCTGAAAAAGGACGCGACGGAAAGCCCGCCCCGCTATCTGGTTTTCTTCAAGGGGCGGGACGCGGACGTGCTGACCGCCGCCTTTAAGGAATTTTCCGCAAAAAAGCTGACACAGGAGAAAAAGCCCTCAATCCGAAAGCTGCTCTCTACCCTCAAAGAAGCTGCACAGGGCAAGAACGCGGAACGGGCAAAGGTCAAGAACAAAGACAGGGAGGTATCGCTATGA
- a CDS encoding DUF5348 domain-containing protein, producing MAQKMTGALVFDERTDRYDIRFDLNSYYGGLHCGECFDVFVRGKWKPTRIEYGDNWYLVGIRAEDLNGLRVRI from the coding sequence ATGGCACAGAAAATGACAGGAGCATTGGTATTTGACGAGCGCACCGACCGTTACGACATCCGCTTTGACTTAAACAGCTACTACGGGGGCTTGCATTGCGGCGAGTGCTTTGACGTATTCGTGCGGGGCAAGTGGAAGCCGACCCGGATTGAGTACGGCGACAACTGGTATCTTGTGGGTATCAGAGCCGAGGACTTGAACGGGCTGCGGGTGCGTATCTGA
- a CDS encoding DeoR/GlpR transcriptional regulator produces MLTKERFFRILELLDHKSFITIQELMEVLNASKSTVNRDLIELEKQGLIQRERGGAIKKEMPATLSSYRELPVMDKEHIHSAQKDMICAQAAAIVKDGDCVYVDSGTTPSYLIPYIAGKNIKLVTSSIYALRKLPASFPGELFLIGGKYDMRYDMSVGYLTTEHIRKFHFDHAFFSASGVELDSQEVLAIDFTISEVKSTVLQRSRSSHLLIDDSKLSIRALCTWAVLSDFQDVYINAFEAMRDMELPQHFIICK; encoded by the coding sequence ATGCTGACAAAAGAGCGCTTCTTTCGCATACTGGAGCTACTCGATCATAAATCATTCATTACAATACAGGAGCTGATGGAGGTTTTAAACGCAAGCAAATCCACAGTCAACCGCGATCTGATCGAGCTGGAAAAGCAGGGATTGATCCAACGGGAGCGCGGCGGTGCTATAAAAAAAGAAATGCCTGCGACACTCAGCAGTTATCGGGAGCTGCCCGTTATGGATAAAGAACATATTCACAGTGCACAAAAGGATATGATCTGCGCACAGGCAGCCGCTATCGTAAAGGACGGGGATTGTGTGTATGTGGATTCCGGTACGACCCCCAGCTATCTGATTCCATATATTGCAGGTAAAAACATCAAGCTTGTCACCTCCAGCATTTATGCATTACGCAAACTGCCTGCCTCCTTTCCCGGCGAGCTTTTTCTGATTGGCGGAAAATACGACATGCGTTATGATATGAGTGTCGGTTACCTTACAACCGAGCATATACGTAAATTCCATTTTGACCATGCCTTCTTCAGTGCAAGCGGTGTTGAGCTGGATTCTCAGGAGGTTCTGGCTATTGATTTCACGATAAGTGAAGTGAAAAGCACCGTGCTGCAGCGCTCTCGCTCCTCCCATCTTCTGATTGACGATTCCAAGCTTTCCATACGGGCACTTTGTACATGGGCTGTGCTGTCTGATTTTCAGGATGTATACATCAATGCCTTTGAGGCCATGCGGGATATGGAGCTGCCGCAGCATTTCATTATTTGTAAATAG
- a CDS encoding sporulation protein, with protein MHVLSALLFAVSANIDCLAIGLSYGIQSVKIDARSNLIIAVISTAGTLISMLAGKPLAALCSADTANRIGAVLLMLIGCWILFQNHRTQQKSLKAYDRDASSRIDQKEAVVLAFALTINNMGLGISGSITGLPIPVTCLFTFLCSLLFIAVSQVAGKSCIAYLIHKYARDTAAWMIILLGILECCI; from the coding sequence ATGCATGTACTATCTGCCCTGCTGTTTGCCGTATCTGCGAATATCGACTGTCTTGCCATAGGTCTGTCCTATGGCATCCAGTCTGTAAAAATCGATGCCCGAAGCAATTTGATCATTGCGGTGATATCCACTGCGGGTACCCTGATCTCCATGCTTGCAGGAAAACCGCTGGCAGCACTCTGCTCAGCGGATACTGCCAACCGAATCGGAGCTGTCCTGCTGATGCTGATCGGCTGTTGGATTCTGTTTCAAAATCACAGGACACAGCAGAAAAGTCTGAAGGCATATGACCGTGATGCATCCAGCAGAATCGACCAGAAGGAAGCGGTCGTTCTGGCATTTGCACTCACGATCAATAACATGGGACTGGGGATATCCGGAAGCATCACCGGACTGCCGATTCCTGTAACCTGCCTGTTTACCTTTCTATGCTCGCTGCTGTTTATCGCTGTATCGCAGGTCGCAGGAAAAAGCTGCATAGCTTACTTAATTCATAAATATGCAAGAGATACAGCTGCGTGGATGATTATTCTGCTGGGAATTCTGGAATGCTGTATATAA
- a CDS encoding SPASM domain-containing protein: protein MKTLSFLVKPVSAGCQLNCTYCFYKDIAENRSCANYGRMRNEVAVALLEKVFQAADGDADITFAFQGGEPLLAGLPFYEQFADAVKQLRQPKQNVRYAIQTNGCLLNAAWCSFFHKHNVLVGVSLDGWRKQHDLYRKRKNAGTYADVMRAIQLLRRHHVDFNILSVLSRQLAREPKKLFAFYKEHGFSHVQLIPCLAPLQEKQSAYSLTPELFYQFYRSYFDLWIQDVENKQYQSVALFDNLLLLLQGKTPGTCGILGECQFQYVVESDGSLYPCDFYVLDEYHCGNVLDTDLLAARDCSRAKAFAYREEPQLCAACPFQPMCHGNCKRLRSVFMNETQCGYQRFLLYAYPKLKEVVEIGAGRKKRREVTG from the coding sequence ATGAAGACATTATCATTTCTGGTCAAGCCGGTATCCGCAGGCTGTCAGCTGAACTGCACCTATTGCTTCTATAAGGATATTGCAGAAAATCGAAGCTGTGCGAACTACGGGCGTATGCGCAATGAGGTAGCTGTGGCATTGCTGGAGAAGGTGTTTCAAGCTGCAGATGGGGATGCCGATATCACCTTCGCCTTTCAGGGCGGAGAGCCGCTGCTTGCCGGATTGCCCTTCTATGAGCAGTTTGCGGATGCCGTAAAACAGCTTCGCCAGCCAAAGCAGAATGTGCGGTATGCCATTCAGACCAACGGCTGTCTGCTGAATGCGGCATGGTGCTCCTTTTTTCATAAGCACAATGTTCTTGTCGGCGTATCTCTGGACGGATGGCGAAAGCAGCATGATTTGTATCGAAAACGCAAGAATGCCGGTACGTATGCGGACGTGATGCGTGCCATACAGCTGTTACGCAGACATCATGTAGACTTCAATATTCTGAGCGTTTTAAGCAGGCAGCTGGCCAGGGAGCCGAAGAAGCTGTTTGCCTTTTATAAGGAGCACGGCTTTTCCCATGTACAGCTGATTCCCTGCCTTGCCCCTTTGCAGGAAAAACAGAGTGCATATTCACTGACACCGGAGCTGTTCTATCAGTTTTATCGCAGCTATTTTGATCTCTGGATACAGGATGTGGAAAACAAGCAGTATCAAAGCGTTGCCCTGTTTGATAACCTGCTGCTGCTCCTGCAGGGAAAAACACCAGGTACCTGCGGAATACTGGGAGAGTGTCAGTTTCAGTATGTTGTGGAAAGCGACGGCTCTTTGTATCCCTGTGATTTTTATGTATTGGATGAATATCACTGCGGCAATGTTCTGGATACCGATCTGCTTGCGGCACGTGATTGCAGCCGTGCGAAGGCGTTTGCATACAGGGAAGAGCCGCAGCTGTGTGCTGCCTGTCCATTTCAGCCGATGTGCCATGGAAACTGCAAACGTCTGCGCAGTGTTTTTATGAATGAAACACAGTGCGGCTACCAACGGTTTCTTTTATACGCCTATCCGAAGCTGAAGGAAGTAGTCGAAATAGGAGCTGGCAGGAAAAAACGCCGGGAGGTGACAGGATGA
- a CDS encoding Gfo/Idh/MocA family oxidoreductase, with protein sequence MKKWNWGILGQGAIAVQMAEALMKEHGTIYAVAGRHMEKVTAFASAYTVEHCYDIESLLADEQVDIIYIATPHTYHYDYIMRALQHGKHVLCEKAITVNHRQLQEAMALAQKKQLILMEAMTIFHMPVFAKAKELVEQGAIGKLKMIQVNFGSCKEYDVTNRFFSPQLAGGALLDIGTYALSFVRWFLHAQPDTVLTNMIPFETGVDEMSGIILRNSLDEMATVTLTMRAKLPKVGIVAGEEGYLEIREYPRADSLQIRYTRDGWTETLDAGTRSDALVYELRDMEAAVSATANNSTLKLSSDVVALMDEVRRQWGMRYPFEDEEA encoded by the coding sequence ATGAAAAAATGGAACTGGGGTATTCTTGGTCAGGGCGCAATTGCTGTACAGATGGCCGAGGCACTGATGAAGGAGCATGGTACGATTTATGCCGTCGCTGGACGTCACATGGAGAAGGTAACGGCATTTGCAAGTGCATATACGGTTGAGCACTGTTACGATATTGAAAGCCTGCTTGCAGATGAGCAGGTGGATATTATTTATATCGCAACACCGCATACCTACCATTATGACTATATAATGCGCGCTTTGCAGCATGGCAAGCATGTACTTTGCGAAAAGGCAATCACAGTAAACCACAGACAGCTGCAGGAAGCAATGGCACTGGCACAAAAGAAGCAGCTGATTCTGATGGAGGCAATGACAATTTTTCACATGCCGGTGTTTGCCAAAGCAAAAGAGCTGGTTGAGCAGGGCGCAATCGGTAAGCTGAAAATGATACAGGTTAATTTTGGGAGCTGTAAGGAATACGATGTCACGAACAGATTCTTTTCCCCGCAGCTTGCCGGAGGAGCCCTTTTGGATATCGGTACCTATGCGTTATCCTTTGTGCGCTGGTTTCTGCATGCACAGCCGGATACCGTTCTCACGAATATGATTCCCTTTGAAACAGGTGTGGATGAAATGAGCGGTATCATCCTGCGCAATTCACTAGATGAAATGGCTACGGTTACGTTAACCATGCGGGCCAAGCTGCCAAAGGTAGGTATTGTTGCCGGAGAAGAGGGATATCTGGAAATCCGTGAATATCCAAGAGCAGACAGCCTTCAGATTCGCTATACAAGAGATGGCTGGACAGAAACACTGGATGCGGGAACACGCAGTGATGCACTGGTATATGAGCTACGGGATATGGAGGCTGCCGTCAGCGCAACAGCGAACAACAGCACCCTGAAGCTATCCAGTGATGTAGTAGCCCTGATGGATGAAGTACGCAGACAGTGGGGAATGCGCTATCCGTTTGAAGACGAAGAGGCATAG
- the rpiA gene encoding ribose 5-phosphate isomerase A: protein MKKRCAQKALAYIQDGMVIGLGGGSTIAHLARFVKESGKQVQIVTPSLETETLCIKLGLPLLPLRQISHVDIAFDGCDEADRQFYALKSGGGIHVREKLIANMAEEYMLLIDESKLSDTLQFHVPVVMELLEDATAYVKRSVEELQGRFVCKHGEGKYGAVMSDHGNVLADVWFDKVEDPKKLNHALKSIAGVVDTSLLTREVTAILVVSDQGFALLKKSSV, encoded by the coding sequence ATGAAAAAACGTTGTGCACAAAAGGCCTTGGCATATATACAGGACGGCATGGTAATCGGCTTGGGAGGGGGATCAACTATCGCTCATCTTGCACGCTTTGTTAAGGAAAGCGGAAAGCAGGTGCAAATCGTAACGCCGTCTCTGGAAACGGAAACGCTTTGTATAAAGCTGGGACTGCCGCTTCTTCCGCTGCGTCAGATATCCCATGTGGATATCGCCTTTGATGGCTGTGATGAAGCAGACCGTCAATTTTATGCGCTGAAAAGCGGAGGCGGAATTCATGTCCGGGAGAAGCTGATTGCCAATATGGCAGAGGAATATATGCTGCTGATTGATGAAAGCAAGCTTTCAGACACCCTGCAGTTTCATGTACCGGTTGTCATGGAGCTTTTGGAGGATGCAACAGCCTATGTGAAACGCAGCGTGGAGGAGCTGCAAGGCCGCTTTGTCTGTAAGCATGGGGAAGGAAAGTACGGTGCTGTAATGAGTGATCATGGCAATGTACTGGCGGATGTATGGTTTGATAAGGTTGAGGATCCAAAGAAACTGAATCATGCATTGAAAAGCATTGCGGGGGTTGTTGATACATCCCTGCTGACAAGAGAGGTCACCGCGATTCTGGTTGTTAGCGATCAGGGCTTTGCGCTATTGAAAAAAAGCAGTGTCTGA
- the pfkB gene encoding 1-phosphofructokinase, translating into MIYTVTLNPSIDYVVEVNELTAGEIMRTKAEDLIFGGKGINVSSMLAQLGMKSCALGFIAGFTGDALEQGVAAMGIQPDFLKVEQGFTRINVKVHAQEESEINGQGPQIRYTHLEQLIKKLDRLKKDDILVLSGNVPGSIPQDIYADIMQHLQGSGIRVCVDARQEALMSTLVYHPFLIKPNHKELAEMFEVELSSREDLLVYAKELQAMGARNVLVSMAEQGALLLTETQEVYHAPACRGKVVNSVGAGDSMVAGFLYGYLREQSYAAALRYGTACGSASAFSKGIADRKTVEELLVQLKEREAC; encoded by the coding sequence ATGATCTATACAGTGACATTAAATCCTTCAATTGACTATGTGGTTGAAGTAAACGAGCTGACAGCCGGTGAAATTATGCGCACCAAGGCGGAGGATCTGATCTTCGGGGGAAAGGGAATCAATGTATCCAGTATGCTGGCACAGCTTGGGATGAAATCTTGTGCATTGGGCTTTATCGCAGGCTTTACAGGGGATGCACTGGAACAGGGGGTTGCGGCCATGGGCATTCAGCCGGATTTTCTGAAGGTGGAGCAGGGCTTTACGAGAATCAACGTAAAGGTGCATGCGCAGGAGGAAAGTGAAATCAACGGACAGGGACCGCAGATTCGCTATACGCATCTGGAGCAGCTTATAAAAAAGCTGGATCGATTGAAAAAGGATGATATTCTGGTGCTGTCCGGGAATGTACCCGGCAGTATTCCACAGGATATCTATGCGGATATCATGCAGCATCTGCAGGGGAGCGGCATCCGTGTATGTGTGGATGCAAGGCAGGAAGCACTGATGTCCACGCTTGTCTATCATCCGTTTCTGATCAAGCCCAATCATAAGGAGCTTGCGGAAATGTTTGAGGTAGAGCTTTCCAGCAGGGAGGATCTGCTTGTCTATGCGAAGGAGCTGCAGGCGATGGGTGCACGCAATGTGCTGGTATCCATGGCGGAGCAGGGAGCTTTACTGCTCACTGAAACACAGGAGGTTTATCATGCACCGGCCTGCAGGGGAAAGGTTGTTAATTCCGTCGGTGCCGGTGATTCCATGGTTGCGGGCTTTCTATACGGTTATTTGCGTGAGCAGTCCTATGCTGCGGCACTGCGTTATGGAACAGCATGTGGCAGTGCCAGTGCATTTTCCAAGGGAATTGCCGACAGGAAAACGGTGGAAGAGCTGCTGGTGCAGCTGAAGGAACGGGAAGCCTGCTAA
- a CDS encoding DeoR/GlpR transcriptional regulator — MLAEERFAAILSILQKQRTVTVLELTQALSISESTIRRDLVALHKMGKLKKVHGGATLLHKEYGLYETEVAARSEEHVEEKKRIARYAASLIQAHDFVYIDAGSTTLHMVEYLKEEEAIYVTNGLEHGRRLAAQGFRTFLLAGELKSKTEAVVGLGAVSSLQKYNFNKAFFGTNGITVDSGFTTPDTNEAYVKMEAMKHAQKCYVLADSGKFGTCTSITTADISDATIITGKGVEKEYLEEADIIEVEE; from the coding sequence ATGCTTGCTGAAGAACGCTTTGCGGCAATTCTGTCCATTCTGCAAAAGCAGAGAACTGTCACGGTTCTGGAACTGACACAGGCACTGTCCATCAGTGAATCCACCATACGGCGGGATCTGGTGGCACTGCATAAGATGGGAAAACTGAAAAAGGTACATGGCGGTGCAACGCTGCTGCATAAGGAATACGGGTTATATGAAACTGAGGTGGCTGCGCGCAGTGAGGAGCATGTGGAAGAGAAAAAGCGAATTGCACGCTATGCCGCATCGCTGATTCAGGCGCATGACTTTGTGTATATCGATGCCGGGAGCACAACCCTGCACATGGTGGAATATCTGAAGGAAGAGGAAGCAATTTATGTGACAAACGGGCTGGAGCATGGAAGACGGCTGGCTGCGCAGGGCTTTCGTACCTTCCTGCTGGCCGGTGAGCTGAAAAGCAAAACGGAAGCGGTGGTAGGTCTCGGCGCTGTTTCCTCCCTGCAGAAATACAATTTCAACAAGGCATTTTTCGGAACCAACGGTATAACGGTGGACAGCGGCTTTACAACACCGGATACCAATGAGGCGTATGTCAAGATGGAGGCGATGAAGCATGCGCAGAAGTGCTATGTGCTTGCGGATTCCGGTAAATTCGGAACCTGTACCTCTATCACGACGGCGGATATCAGTGATGCGACGATCATCACAGGCAAGGGTGTGGAGAAGGAATATCTGGAGGAAGCGGATATTATCGAGGTAGAAGAATGA
- a CDS encoding haloacid dehalogenase-like hydrolase: protein MKRLLDCNTSDLEKMSKEERLAAIEASEGRILVQELSLFGQMQLLAPVSDAEIACAFGADMLLLNAFDCNKPSIPGIEGEAHEIIRKLKSYTGRLIGVNLEPVGSGELLSERELLPAGRLATLENVRKAKELGFDYILLTGNPGTGVDNNAIIQALTAIRMEAGDDMILMAGKMHAAGSKEEAGCSIISKEQIQDFASAGADVILLPAPGTVPGITFEFVKDMITYIHSIGKLSLTAIGTSQEGASASTMEQIALMCKMAGTDLHHIGDAAVGGMNPENLMTYSIAIRGKRHTYIRMARSINR from the coding sequence ATGAAAAGACTATTGGATTGCAATACTTCTGACCTTGAAAAAATGAGTAAAGAGGAACGCCTTGCAGCCATTGAGGCAAGCGAGGGAAGAATTCTGGTTCAGGAATTGTCTCTGTTTGGTCAAATGCAGCTGCTGGCTCCTGTGAGCGATGCGGAGATTGCTTGTGCTTTCGGTGCAGATATGCTGTTGCTGAACGCCTTTGATTGCAATAAACCAAGCATTCCGGGAATCGAGGGGGAAGCTCATGAGATCATTCGGAAACTGAAATCGTATACTGGAAGATTGATCGGAGTGAATCTTGAACCGGTAGGCAGCGGTGAATTGCTCAGTGAACGTGAGCTGTTGCCTGCTGGGCGGCTGGCCACGCTCGAAAATGTCAGAAAAGCAAAAGAGCTTGGCTTTGATTATATTTTGCTTACGGGGAATCCGGGAACCGGTGTCGACAACAATGCAATCATACAGGCGCTTACAGCCATCCGCATGGAAGCAGGAGATGACATGATACTTATGGCAGGCAAAATGCATGCTGCCGGATCGAAGGAGGAAGCAGGATGCAGTATCATCAGCAAAGAACAAATTCAGGATTTTGCTTCCGCCGGAGCCGATGTGATCCTGCTGCCGGCACCCGGTACCGTACCTGGTATCACATTCGAATTTGTAAAGGATATGATTACCTATATCCACAGCATTGGAAAGCTGTCTCTGACGGCCATTGGAACATCTCAGGAAGGTGCGTCTGCATCAACCATGGAACAAATTGCCCTGATGTGTAAAATGGCTGGTACGGACCTTCATCATATCGGTGATGCTGCTGTTGGCGGCATGAATCCTGAAAATCTGATGACCTACAGTATCGCAATCAGGGGAAAACGTCATACCTACATCCGTATGGCACGTTCCATAAATCGTTAA
- a CDS encoding PTS lactose/cellobiose transporter subunit IIA — MDKTTELAFKLISLAGDAKSMAFEALAAARKKDFKAAEKMIQQCDEKINDAHQVQYQILTQECSGTCDVTLNFMMVHAQDHVMTTVLAKDLVEEQILLRKEISEK; from the coding sequence ATGGATAAAACAACAGAATTAGCTTTTAAACTCATCTCTTTAGCCGGAGATGCAAAAAGTATGGCTTTCGAGGCATTGGCAGCTGCCAGAAAAAAAGATTTTAAAGCTGCTGAAAAAATGATTCAGCAATGTGATGAAAAAATAAATGATGCACATCAGGTGCAATATCAGATTCTCACACAGGAGTGTTCCGGAACATGCGATGTAACTCTGAATTTTATGATGGTGCACGCACAGGATCATGTAATGACTACGGTTCTTGCAAAGGATCTTGTGGAAGAACAGATACTGCTTAGAAAGGAGATCAGTGAAAAATGA
- a CDS encoding PTS sugar transporter subunit IIC has translation MSNLLAKLESRLMPIAQFFGSQRHFIAVRDGIVSAIPFTIIGSLFLIIAAPPFTADISTGIVFLDSFLLAWLHFAEANAGYIMAPYHASMGIMSLFICIASAYSLTNSYKKQPLSYVLSTVCIYIMVITPIKDGSILTSAMESQGILLSVFVALISVEIMRFVDDKGWTIRMPKGVPPVVSDSFSSLFPFGIAVIILFGLSLVCQVTTGKLIPDIFFSMFANVKASVDNVYMITLLIGLESFLFGFGVHPTTIVGAIINPISLMNTTANAEMIAKGMEATNIYTDPFFSFYIGIGGAGATLILCFMLLKSKSKQMKELGKIAVIPSIFNINEPLIFGLPIFLNPIMIIPFTIVPMVNTIIGWVVTAIGLVAPAYINAPWTAPAPFAAILSTMDWKAGILVICLMAIDGLIWYPFMKIYERQLLPKEEEEPNG, from the coding sequence ATGTCTAATCTCCTTGCAAAGCTGGAATCACGGCTGATGCCGATTGCCCAATTCTTTGGAAGTCAGAGACACTTTATTGCAGTGCGGGACGGTATCGTTTCAGCGATTCCTTTCACCATCATCGGAAGTCTGTTTCTTATTATAGCTGCTCCGCCGTTTACTGCGGATATCAGTACCGGTATCGTATTCCTGGATTCGTTTCTCTTAGCGTGGCTTCATTTTGCAGAGGCAAATGCTGGATATATTATGGCACCTTATCATGCATCTATGGGAATCATGTCTTTGTTTATCTGTATCGCTTCCGCCTACTCATTAACGAACTCATATAAAAAGCAACCACTGAGCTATGTATTATCAACCGTTTGTATCTATATCATGGTTATTACACCAATCAAAGACGGAAGTATACTGACATCGGCGATGGAGAGTCAGGGTATCCTGCTATCCGTTTTCGTTGCGCTGATTTCTGTTGAAATTATGCGCTTTGTAGATGACAAGGGCTGGACAATCCGTATGCCGAAGGGGGTTCCGCCTGTTGTTTCCGACAGCTTTTCATCTTTATTTCCTTTTGGAATAGCAGTTATCATCCTGTTCGGTCTTTCTTTGGTTTGTCAGGTGACAACAGGGAAGCTGATACCGGACATCTTCTTTTCCATGTTTGCCAATGTGAAGGCAAGTGTAGATAACGTGTATATGATTACTTTGCTTATTGGTCTGGAATCATTTCTATTTGGATTCGGTGTGCATCCGACTACGATCGTCGGGGCTATCATTAACCCGATCTCTTTAATGAATACGACGGCGAATGCTGAAATGATTGCGAAAGGAATGGAAGCTACGAATATCTATACAGACCCGTTCTTTAGTTTCTATATCGGTATCGGCGGAGCCGGAGCAACGCTGATTCTGTGCTTTATGTTATTAAAGAGTAAATCGAAACAGATGAAGGAACTGGGGAAAATTGCTGTCATACCAAGTATCTTCAATATAAATGAGCCATTGATCTTTGGTCTTCCAATCTTTTTGAACCCGATTATGATCATTCCGTTTACGATCGTTCCCATGGTGAATACGATTATCGGCTGGGTTGTTACTGCAATCGGTCTTGTAGCTCCTGCATATATAAATGCACCGTGGACAGCCCCAGCACCTTTCGCCGCTATTCTTTCAACAATGGATTGGAAGGCGGGAATACTGGTCATTTGTTTAATGGCAATCGATGGTTTGATCTGGTATCCGTTTATGAAGATTTATGAAAGGCAGCTATTGCCGAAGGAGGAAGAAGAGCCCAATGGATAA
- a CDS encoding PTS sugar transporter subunit IIB, with the protein MNILLVCGMGASTSIVVNAMKEELTENEKNWTIEAKSSQDVKEVAGKYDLVLLAPQVRYQKEMIEGYCTPLGVSVMVLDSFAYGTCNGKKIMDMVRGGIQNV; encoded by the coding sequence ATGAATATTTTATTAGTATGCGGTATGGGAGCTTCCACAAGCATTGTAGTGAATGCGATGAAAGAAGAGCTTACGGAAAATGAGAAGAATTGGACGATTGAGGCGAAATCTTCTCAGGATGTTAAGGAGGTGGCAGGGAAGTATGACCTGGTATTGCTGGCACCTCAGGTACGCTATCAAAAAGAGATGATCGAAGGCTATTGCACGCCTTTGGGAGTTAGTGTCATGGTTTTGGATTCCTTTGCTTATGGAACATGTAACGGGAAGAAAATCATGGACATGGTGCGAGGGGGGATACAGAATGTCTAA